CTGGCTGACCGAGCGCGTCTGGCAGCCCGAACTCGTTAAGAGCCTCCGCGCGGCGGGGATAGAGTACGTCATCGTCGATGACTACCACTTCATGAGCGCCGGACTGGCTAAAGAGGAGCTCTACTGGCCCTACTACACCGAGGATGGAGGAGAGGTCATAGCGGTCTTCCCGATAGACGAGAAGCTCCGCTATCTGATCCCATTCAGGCCCGTCGAGAAAACGCTGGAGTACCTCCACAGCCTTGACGACGGCGATGAGAGCAAGGTGGCTGTATTCCACGACGACGGCGAGAAGTTCGGCGTCTGGCCGGGAACTTACGAGTGGGTCTACGAGAAGGGCTGGCTTAGGGAGTTCTTTGACCGGGTTTCAAGCGATGAAAGGATAAACCTGATGCTCTACTCCGAGTACCTTTCAAAGTTCAAGCCGAGGGGTCTCGTCTACCTCCCGATAGCCTCCTACTTCGAGATGAGCGAGTGGTCCCTTCCAGCGAAACAGGCCAAACTCTTCGTCGAGTTCATTGAGGAACTTAAGAGGGAGAACAAGTTCGAGAAGTACCGCGTCTTCGTCAGGGGAGGAATCTGGAAGAACTTCTTCTTCAAGTACCCTGAGAGCAACTACATGCACAAGCGCATGCTGATGGTTAGCAAAGCCGTCAGGGACAATCCCGAGGCGAGGCAGTTTGTACTCAAGGCTCAGTGCAACGACGCCTACTGGCACGGCGTCTTCGGCGGCGTCTACCTCCCACACCTTCGCAGGGCCCTCTGGGAGAACATTATAAGAGCGAACAGCTTTGTTTCCACCGGGAACTTCGTCAGGGACATAGACTTCGACGGCCGTGACGAGGTATTCATCGAAGACGAGAACTTTTACGCCGTCTTCAAGCCTGTCTACGGTGGGGCGCTCTTCGAGTTCAGCTCAAAGAGGAAGGCCGTGAACTACAATGACGTTATAGCTAGGAGATGGGAGCACTACCACGAGGTTCCGGAGGCGGCAACTCCGGAGGAAGACGACGGCGAGGGAGTGGCGAGCATACACGAGCTCGGAAAGCAGATCCCCGAGGAGATAAGGCGTGAATTGGCCTATGATAGCCATCTCAGGGCCATCCTTCAGGATCACTTCATTGAGCCAGAGACGACCCTCGACGAGTACAGGTTGAACCGCTACCTTGAGCTTGGCGACTTCATTAGTGGAGCCTACGACTTCAGCCTCTTTGAGAACGGGCTAACCCTTGAGAGGGACGGAACTGTCTCAGGAAAGCCAGCTAAAGTGGAGAAGACCTTCCACCTCACGGATGACGGCTTCGTAGTTGACTACACCGTGAGAAGCGATGCAAAGGCGCTATTCGGTGTCGAGCTAAACTTGGCAGTCCACAGCGTCATGGAAGAGCCGGCTGAATTTGAGGCTGAGAGCTTCGAGGTGGACGACCCCTACGGGATAGGGAAGGTTAGGATAGAGCTCGACAAGAAAGCGAGGGTGTGGAAGTATCCGATAAAGACCCTCAGCCAGAGCGAGAGCGGATGGGACTTCATCCAGCAGGGCGTCAGCTACACTGTGCTGTTCCCGGTGGATGGAGAA
The sequence above is drawn from the Thermococcus pacificus genome and encodes:
- a CDS encoding alpha-amylase/4-alpha-glucanotransferase domain-containing protein gives rise to the protein MVNFIFGIHNHQPLGNFGWVFESAYDRSYSPFMETLEEYPNMKVAAHYSGPLLEWLSDNRPEHIDLLRSLVKKGQLEIVVAGFYEPVLAAIPKEDRIEQINMLKDFAKKIGYEAKGVWLTERVWQPELVKSLRAAGIEYVIVDDYHFMSAGLAKEELYWPYYTEDGGEVIAVFPIDEKLRYLIPFRPVEKTLEYLHSLDDGDESKVAVFHDDGEKFGVWPGTYEWVYEKGWLREFFDRVSSDERINLMLYSEYLSKFKPRGLVYLPIASYFEMSEWSLPAKQAKLFVEFIEELKRENKFEKYRVFVRGGIWKNFFFKYPESNYMHKRMLMVSKAVRDNPEARQFVLKAQCNDAYWHGVFGGVYLPHLRRALWENIIRANSFVSTGNFVRDIDFDGRDEVFIEDENFYAVFKPVYGGALFEFSSKRKAVNYNDVIARRWEHYHEVPEAATPEEDDGEGVASIHELGKQIPEEIRRELAYDSHLRAILQDHFIEPETTLDEYRLNRYLELGDFISGAYDFSLFENGLTLERDGTVSGKPAKVEKTFHLTDDGFVVDYTVRSDAKALFGVELNLAVHSVMEEPAEFEAESFEVDDPYGIGKVRIELDKKARVWKYPIKTLSQSESGWDFIQQGVSYTVLFPVDGELRFRLRFKELL